A section of the Fusarium falciforme chromosome 8, complete sequence genome encodes:
- a CDS encoding MFS domain-containing protein, which yields MAINDDKVTRVSQDDHPHDYHGIKDLAIAKQAAEEEHKLTFVEAIRRYPLAVMWSVLLSTSIIMEGYDIVLISSFFAQPSFRKHYGEYIPESDTYQITASWQNGLSNAVSVGTIIGAFANGFFTHKFGYRKVLLASLVIICGCVFISFFSPSLPVLLVGQFLCGIPWGVFATMAPAYASEVCPMVLRGYLTVYVNLCWALGQLVSAGVQAGFSDREGKWSYRVPFAIQWAWPVPLFIVLWFAPESPWYFVRTGNYDEAEKSVTRLGSTSKGVNAKQTVAMMIHTNEIEKSIDQGTSYIDCFRGVDLRRTEIACMAFAAQPFCGSAMGGTPTYFFVQAGLPESISFRMSVGGLGIASVGTIVSWWLLHPFGRRTLYLWGLGLLTAILLAVGFISVGASNSEGGNYAQASMMLLWLGVYYLTVGPVCYAIISEVSSTRLRNKSICLSRIVYYVAQIICNVINPYMLNPTAGDWRGKTGFFWAGCAFVFFVWTFFRLPETKDKTFEELDILFAHGVKAREFAGYRVDAYAEGGDVLTKEG from the coding sequence ATGGCTATCAACGATGACAAGGTGACCAGGGTCAGCCAAGATGACCACCCTCACGACTATCACGGCATCAAGGACCtagccatcgccaagcagGCAGCCGAGGAAGAGCACAAACTCACCTTTGTCGAAGCTATTCGGCGATACCCTCTGGCCGTCATGTGGTCTGTCCTGCTATCGacctccatcatcatggaagGATACGACATCGTCCtgatctcctccttcttcgctCAGCCCTCCTTCAGAAAGCACTACGGAGAGTACATTCCCGAGTCCGACACGTACCAGATCACTGCCTCCTGGCAAAATGGCCTCAGCAATGCCGTTAGCGTGGGAACCATCATCGGCGCCTTTGCCAACGGTTTCTTCACTCACAAGTTTGGTTACCGCAaggtcctcctcgcctcGCTCGTCATCATCTGCGGCTGCGtcttcatctccttcttctcccccaGCCTCCCCGTTCTACTGGTTGGACAATTCCTCTGCGGCATTCCCTGGGGAGTTTTTGCCACCATGGCCCCGGCCTACGCATCCGAGGTCTGCCCCATGGTCCTCCGTGGCTATCTCACTGTCTATGTGAACCTATGCTGGGCCCTTGGCCAGCTCGTCTCCGCCGGCGTGCAGGCTGGGTTCTCTGATAGGGAGGGCAAATGGTCTTACCGCGTTCCATTCGCCATCCAGTGGGCTTGGCCTGTTCCCCTTTTCATCGTGCTCTGGTTTGCCCCTGAGTCTCCCTGGTACTTTGTCCGCACTGGAAACTATGACGAGGCGGAAAAGTCTGTCACTCGCCTTGGCTCCACGTCAAAAGGCGTCAACGCCAAGCAAACCGTCGCTATGATGATCCACACCAATGAGATTGAGAAGTCTATTGACCAAGGCACCTCCTATATCGATTGCTTCCGCGGGGTTGACCTCCGCCGAACTGAGATCGCATGCATGGCATTCGCTGCTCAACCCTTCTGTGGCTCGGCCATGGGCGGCACTCCTACATATTTCTTCGTCCAAGCCGGCCTTCCCGAGTCAATCTCATTCCGCATGTCCGTGGGTGGACTTGGCATTGCTTCTGTCGGCACCATTGTTTCCTGGTGGTTGCTTCACCCCTTTGGCCGCCGGACCCTGTACCTCTGGGGCCTCGGTCTCCTTACTGCAATCCTGCTGGCCGTCGGCTTCATCAGCGTCGGGGCTAGTAACTCGGAAGGTGGCAACTACGCGCAGGCCAGCATGATGCTTCTGTGGCTCGGCGTTTACTATTTAACTGTCGGTCCTGTCTGCTACGCCATCATCTCTGAAGTTTCCTCGACCCGCCTCCGGAACAAGAGCATCTGCCTCAGCCGTATTGTCTACTATGTCGCACAGATCATTTGCAATGTCATCAACCCATACATGCTGAACCCAACTGCCGGTGACTGGCGTGGCAAAActggcttcttctgggcTGGGTGCGCCTTTGTCTTCTTTGTATGGACATTTTTCCGTCTTCCAGAGACTAAGGATAAGACGTTTGAAGAACTTGATATTTTGTTTGCTCACGGCGTCAAGGCTCGTGAGTTCGCCGGCTACCGCGTTGACGCCTACGCCGAAGGCGGTGATGTTTTGACCAAGGAGGGCTGA
- a CDS encoding HET-domain-containing protein, which produces MSRPPSAQRDQSPSVQRPEVPKYSYIPLRSSTNSKQFRLLKVHRGADEDEVECELIIHSLDNAPEYEALSYVWGSPVPQARIRLATGYAEVGPSLYAALRGLRYPDSPRMIWADSLCINQADVSERNSQVQIMSDIYSRASRTLIWLSDATPELEGAISTFQSMHSRSTEESHNSGTRTSSESEKTSEGPAQASAPPSLISRIYGPAVASLFSLPWFTRKWVIQEAVKSQNPVFVIGKQTLPWGVLLDVARDSILSTFTIQLQQPQQSQQVAIHAMNLMLMASLRAEEPQNLMALLSATTNFSCTEDKDYLFSVLGLMPPSLRASPLLQPDYDISFSEMLQRLVRWSLEERRSLDFLGLCYFQPSTSGEPSWMPQLTRGFPDIPLPMRKQEYFRAGGPSSITVAFADTSKLNMNGRIIDTIEATAAAWSRGVMAIAEVTEEDFSSRRFADLAETLTWARYREQDTSDSVDAFHGYVNACKHIDSWAVVDGIDFKGFLSLAGPVREPTSSKVSSAIFHQNT; this is translated from the exons ATGTCGCGTCCACCGTCAGCTCAGCGAGATCAATCCCCCTCTGTTCAGCGTCCTGAGGTACCGAAATACTCTTACATACCTCTCCGGTCTTCAACGAACTCCAAACAATTTCGGCTTCTGAAGGTTCATAGAGGAgccgatgaggacgaagTCGAGTGCGAGTTGATAATCCACAGCCTGGATAATGCACCAGAGTACGAAGCGCTCTCCTATGTTTGGGGCAGCCCAGTTCCCCAAGCAAGGATCCGATTGGCCACGGGCTACGCGGAGGTTGGACCAAGTCTGTACGCTGCGCTTCGCGGCTTGCGATATCCAGATTCACCTAGGATGATCTGGGCTGATTCGCTGTGCATCAACCAGGCTGATGTTTCCGAACGGAACTCTCAGGTCCAAATCATGTCCGACATTTACTCAAGAGCCAGCAGAACTTTGATATGGCTGAGCGACGCAACCCCCGAACTTGAAGGCGCCATCTCGACGTTCCAGTCGATGCACTCTCGCTCTACAGAAGAATCACACAACTCGGGAACCCGAACGTCTAGCGAATCGGAGAAGACGTCTGAAGGCCCTGCTCAGGCCTCAGCGCCACCATCGCTAATCAGTCGAATATATGGCCCGGCTGTGGCATCTCTATTCAGCTTGCCGTGGTTCACTCGGAAATGGGTGATCCAGGAGGCTGTCAAATCTCAGAACCCGGTCTTCGTTATCGGAAAGCAAACCCTGCCTTGGggcgtcctcctcgacgtcgCCCGAGATTCAATCCTATCGACGTTCACAATACAgctgcagcagcctcagcaatCACAGCAAGTCGCCATACATGCCATGAACCTCATGCTAATGGCTAGCTTGAGGGCTGAAGAGCCTCAGAACCTGATGGCGCTGCTTTCCGCAACCACGAACTTCTCTTGTACTGAAGATAAGGACTATCTCTTTAGTGTTCTCGGGCTGATGCCGCCGTCGCTGCGGGCGTCTCCTCTGCTTCAGCCTGATTACGACATTTCCTTTTCCGAGATGCTTCAAAGACTGGTGAGATGGAGTctagaagagaggagaagtcTGGACTTTCTTGGCCTGTGTTACTTCCAACCTTCGACCTCCGGCGAGCCCTCCTGGATGCCCCAGCTCACTCGAGGATTCCCTGACATACCTTTGCCTATGAGGAAACAGGAGTACTTTCGAGCTGGTGGGCCCAGTTCTATCACTGTAGCCTTCGCCGATACGAGCAAACTTAACATGAACGGGAGAATCATCGATACGATTGAGGCG ACTGCAGCAGCATGGTCGAGGGGTGTAATGGCGATAGCAGAGGTCACAGAGGAAGATTTCTCGTCACGGAGATTCGCCGACCTCGCCGAGACGTTGACGTGGGCTAGATACCGCGAACAGGACACTTCAGACAGCGTTGACGCTTTCCATGGCTACGTAAATGCCTGCAAACATATTGATTCCTGGGCCGTGGTTGACGGTATCGACTTCAAGGGGTTTCTGTCCCTTGCTGGGCCTGTTAGGGAGCCTACCAGCAG CAAGGTCTCGTCTGCCATCTTCCACCAGAACACCTGA